The DNA segment AAACGGCGCAAATTTAACCGCTCACTTGCAGCCGTCCGCCAAAAATTCGGCAAATTTGACGAGCGAACAAAATTAAACGCTTTGAGTTTTGCCGATTTAAAATCTCCTACCGATCGCAGGATCGTCGCGGCTCGGCCGTCGGAGCGTCAAATTTTGAGGCAAAGGCGGCAAATTTCGGCCGGTCAAATTTAAATCAGACACCTGCCAACGCCGACAAAAACGGCGGGGCAAATTTGAGCTCTGCGGCGAATTTTAGCACGCAAAACGCCTCAAATTTAAGCGCGGTAAATTTTGATCCGAATTTCCTAATCAAGCTTGCGAATTTGGTGGCAAAATACGGCCTAAACGAGCGAAAAACTGCGCAAAACAAAGTCCTGGACGTCGCCACAGGCAAGCTCACGATGGAGCAGATCAACCTCATTTTTGCCATATGCCCGTCGATCTCTCTTTCGTCGATGAGAGCGAGATCGTGAAATTTTACACCGACACGAAGCGCCGCGTATTTCCGCTAAGTGCCGGCGTCATCGGGCGCGACGTGAAAAACTGTCACTCGTGCGAGAGCGTAGCTAGCGTGCCGGAGATCATCGACGCCTTTCGCAGAGCAAGCGTGACGAGACCAACTTTTGGCTGGAGCTTCTCGGCAAATTTATCTATATTACTACTCCGCCGTGCGTGATGAAAACGGCGTATTTAAGGGCGTGCTCGAGATGACGCAAGATATCACGCGCATCCGCAGCCTAGAGGGCAAACGCACGCTGGTGACGTGGGACGATCTAAAGAAAAATACGGGGAGTGATAGTTTATAACTCATAAATTTACTTAAACTTAGTAGCCCTTGGATACTAAGTTTAAGATATTGCAAATCAATTTTTGCTTGTATCTTAAATATCTATAAGCTCATCATCATATCTACTTTTATATATGCTAATTTTTATTTTTTCATTCTTTAGAAGCCCTTTTAAGGCATACGATAAGTCCTCTATATTTCTAGGTATATTATTACCTCTATCACAATCAAAAACAACAGGCAAAAATCCTCTTCCTATCGCCACTCGTTCTATGTTTATTTTTATAAATTTGCCATCTCCATTGGTCGCGCCGTTGTCCGTATCGTGTGATTCTAATATGGTCCTCCATTCGTGTTCATACCCCCCATATCTCATCTTTTCTAGTTAATATTTCGATTATTTCGCTATTTTTAGGCAAGTTTTTGATATTTTCTATTAGTTTTGGTTCGTAGCCGTATTTTACGTCATATGTTTTACTCATCTCGTTTTCATCTAGAGTAAAATCTATCCTAAAACCTATATGGTTATTAGCATAATGCGCCCACATAAGAAGCTCTTTCTTAGAATCTTTTCTAAATTTTTTACTAAAACAACAAATAAATCTTTTTTCTTTTTCACTTTTAATATTTTCTAACGCTTTGACGATATCTTTTTCTTCGCCACTTTTGGAAAATAAGAAATTAAACCAACCTTCCCTGACATCGTTAAATTTTAAAAAATTAGAAGCATAGAGTCTATTATTTTTTAGGCTCAAGATAAGTTAAGCGGATTTTCTCTTATCATCTTTAGTAAAATATGATAGAAAGTTTTTGTATCTTTACTGTTATTATATCTAAATTCGCATTCCTTTAAATGAAGCAAGAAATTCTCTTTCTTAATGCCTTTAAATTTAGATAATCTGTGTTTAGCATATCCCCAGAAGTTTTCTATACCGTTTATATGATTTTTACCGTTAGCAAATTCATTCTTTGAATGTTTTACTCTATAATGAGCTTTGGCTCCGTAATCCACTAATCCATCATAAGCCTTCCAGCAATCAGAATATATAGTAGAGCTATCAAGCTCGCTATATTGCGATAATATAGGTATTAACTCACTAGCAGAGCAGTTTTTGACTATTTGAGTATAAACTTTGCCGTCTCTTTTAAGCATACCGAACACTGGAGTTTTATTTGCTGCTCCTCTACCTCTCTTACCTCTTACTCTTTTAGATCCGAAGTAGCTTTCGTCAATCTCTATCTCACCGCTAAACTTGCTAATTTTTTCACACTCGCTAGCCATTAAAATTCTGATATTTTTTAGAATTTTGTTGATGGAAATTCTAGAAATCCCGGTTAAATTTGCTATTTTAGTAGCCTCTATATCCTCTGTAAAATACTTGAGAATTTCTCTAAATTTCTTCTCTGAAATTCGGAAACGGACTATATACTTATTTTTCATCGACAGGATCATAGTTAAAAACTCCTTTGAAAGTTTTTAACTTATCTTGAGCCTATTTTTTAATATATCCCTTAAATATTTATTGTCGTCAGAATAAAACGAACAAACAAAATCAGAGCTATCGTCTATTTCACCGTTATAAATAAACGGCCTAAATTTTGAAAATACTTTCTTTTTTCCTGCTGTTTGCGACATACTTGTAATTCCTTATTAATATATTATCTAATGCTTGAAACGATATCATATTTTAAATATTTTTTGAATTAATTTTTAGCAGATTTACATTGATTTTATATATTAAAGATTTTATAGCGTTTAGGGTATTGCAAAATCGCGTTGCGACAACTTGAGTCAAGCCTCTATTTTTCAGTTCGGTTTATTTCGCGTAAAAAATTTTCTATCAAAACCCGCCTTTGCTCCACGCCGTCGCTCTCGCTAATGCCCTCTAGCTCGCTTGCGTGATGGGCTCTAGGCGGTATGTCTTTGAGATACGACCAGACCTCGTCCTCGCTTAAAATTTTGCCGTGCAGATCAAAGCCTACGTTTAGCGCTCTGCCGACGATCGGTGCGATGTTTGCGTGCAGGTGGCCGTAGAGCATCAGCGCGCCCTTGTGACAGCCGCCCCACTCGCTCATCGGGTAATGCGACAGCGCCGCGCTTACCCGAAAGAGCCGTACGAAGGCGTAATCCGCGATCTGCTCAAACATGAAATTGCCGTCTGCCTTGCGCCAGCTCAGCAGCTCGTTTTTTCTTGCGACGATTTGCTCGTCGTGGTTGCCGAGCACCAAAAAATGTCGCCCGTTTAGCCTACGCAAGATCTCGTAGGTACGCGCAAAATCCTTGTGAAACGACACATCGCCCAGGTCGTAAACGACGTCCTCGGGCGTAATAAGTGCGTTCCAAACGGCGATGAGATTTTCATCCATCTCAGCCGCGTTCGCACCTTTTCTAAAATTCGGATATTTTTTCAACATCAGCTCGTGGCCGAAGTGCAGATCGGAGGTAAAATAAACGCTCATAAAAGCTCCTCAAATAGCGCAATATCCGTGCCAGAAGCAAATAAAAATCCGCGGTTTATCGGCGGGACGGCGAGCTGTCTGCATGCTTCTTTAAATTTCTTTTCCATCGCTGGCTTAGCGTAAGGTGTCACAAAGATAAATTTTTCACCCGCACCCACGGCTACCTTGCCGCCTAGCACGCAGTCAGCGCCGTTTTCTAGGCAGCGCACGCATTCGTTTCGCTGCGCCGAGCTTAGCACGAGCCCTAGTCGCTTGCACGCCTGATCGACGCCGCGAAGCTCGCTCGGGCCGCGTTTTACGAGATAAATTTTTGCCGCGGGATTAGAAATTTCGGGAGTTAAATTTAACGCGTCAGCCGCCAAAAACTCAAAGCTCTTTTTTACGCCGCTAAAGTATTCGTCCAAAAACGGCTCGCTAAATTTTGCGCGAATAAAGCCGCGTTTAAACCGCTCCGTTAAATTCGTCTCGTCGGTGAAGTATTTTAGATTTCGCTCACGCAAAAACCGCTCCAGTTCGCACTTTCGCACGCCTAGAAGCGGGCGAGCGATCACGTAGTCCTCGCGGGCTTCGAGCTCCTGCATGCCTAGCAGCTCGCTAAGCCCTGCACCGCGCCCAAGCTGCATCAAAAACCACTCGAATTTATCGTCAAACTGATGCGCCAAGATCAAATTTTCATATCCATGCTCGCGGCAAATCTCGGAAAAAAACTCGTATCTGGCCGCGCGCGCCTCGTGTTCGAAATTTGACGCGCCAAGACACACGCTTTTTACGTAGATTTGTTTGTTAAATTTAAGCGCGAGCTGTCTTGCCGAGGTGATCTCGTCTTTGCTTTGCGCACGGACATTATAGTCCACGATTGCAAGATCAAATTTCACGCCCGCCTCGTCCAGAAGATAAAAAAGCGCCGTACTATCGACGCCGTGAGAAAAGGCAAGCAGATTTTGCCCAGATTTTAGCGTCTCGAGCGTCTTTAAACTAAGCGCCGGAGCGTTCATTTCGCGCCTTTTACGGCGATTTTGGCCGCTTTTGGTATGGATGCAGCGGATAAATTTAGGCTAGTCAGCGTTGAAGCGAGGCTCGTTTTGAAAGGTGCGGTGACGCGGCTAAAAAAGACCGTCCAAAAGCCACAAGCCTTCATCTTACGCCTTTGCCGTGATCTTGCCTAGCGCCTGGCTGCCCGCTACCTGCGTGATCTCGCACCAGTAGCGACCGCCGGTTTCTAGCTGCTCGATGTCGCTTTCGTTGATCAAAATTTCGCCGTCGATGTCCTTATCCCACAGCGCCTTTTTCGCGGCGTAAAACATCTCGCCCTCGCTGCTTTCGCCCTCGAGCGAAACGATAAATTTCTTGCCCAGTTCTCGCGCAAAGCTCGCCTCGATCGCGGCGCGAGTGATCTTTTCTATTTTGCTTAGGCGCTTTGAGATGATTTTGGCGGGCACCTGCTCCATCTCATACGAGAGCGTGTCCTCCTCTTTCGAATATGCAAACGCCGAAACGCGGTC comes from the Campylobacter rectus genome and includes:
- a CDS encoding PAS domain-containing protein, which gives rise to MKFYTDTKRRVFPLSAGVIGRDVKNCHSCESVASVPEIIDAFRRASVTRPTFGWSFSANLSILLLRRA
- a CDS encoding DUF2971 domain-containing protein — protein: MWAHYANNHIGFRIDFTLDENEMSKTYDVKYGYEPKLIENIKNLPKNSEIIEILTRKDEIWGV
- a CDS encoding IS1595 family transposase — protein: MILSMKNKYIVRFRISEKKFREILKYFTEDIEATKIANLTGISRISINKILKNIRILMASECEKISKFSGEIEIDESYFGSKRVRGKRGRGAANKTPVFGMLKRDGKVYTQIVKNCSASELIPILSQYSELDSSTIYSDCWKAYDGLVDYGAKAHYRVKHSKNEFANGKNHINGIENFWGYAKHRLSKFKGIKKENFLLHLKECEFRYNNSKDTKTFYHILLKMIRENPLNLS
- a CDS encoding metallophosphoesterase, whose amino-acid sequence is MSVYFTSDLHFGHELMLKKYPNFRKGANAAEMDENLIAVWNALITPEDVVYDLGDVSFHKDFARTYEILRRLNGRHFLVLGNHDEQIVARKNELLSWRKADGNFMFEQIADYAFVRLFRVSAALSHYPMSEWGGCHKGALMLYGHLHANIAPIVGRALNVGFDLHGKILSEDEVWSYLKDIPPRAHHASELEGISESDGVEQRRVLIENFLREINRTEK
- the tilS gene encoding tRNA lysidine(34) synthetase TilS codes for the protein MNAPALSLKTLETLKSGQNLLAFSHGVDSTALFYLLDEAGVKFDLAIVDYNVRAQSKDEITSARQLALKFNKQIYVKSVCLGASNFEHEARAARYEFFSEICREHGYENLILAHQFDDKFEWFLMQLGRGAGLSELLGMQELEAREDYVIARPLLGVRKCELERFLRERNLKYFTDETNLTERFKRGFIRAKFSEPFLDEYFSGVKKSFEFLAADALNLTPEISNPAAKIYLVKRGPSELRGVDQACKRLGLVLSSAQRNECVRCLENGADCVLGGKVAVGAGEKFIFVTPYAKPAMEKKFKEACRQLAVPPINRGFLFASGTDIALFEELL